A section of the Glandiceps talaboti chromosome 8, keGlaTala1.1, whole genome shotgun sequence genome encodes:
- the LOC144438634 gene encoding ras-related protein Rab-30-like — MEDYRYLFKVVLIGNAGVGKTCLVRRFTQGLFPPGQGATIGVDFMIKTVKVGDDKVKLQIWDTAGQERFRSITQSYYKSADALVVVYDVTSFESFRWVPEWLKEIEEYGRSRVITVLVGNKTDLVQDREVSMQQGATFAETHEMRFLETSAKEADNVDKLFLDVAKELTEKVVTSEMENTTDNIAICSNNHTVSATYNCCKW, encoded by the exons ATGGAAGATTATCGATATCTGTTTAAAGTTGTATTAATTGGAAATGCAGGTGTTGGCAAAACTTGTTTGGTTAGAAGATTTACACAG GGACTCTTTCCACCTGGACAAGGTGCTACTATAGGTGTAGATTTtatgataaaaactgtcaaAGTTGGAGATGACAAAGTCAAG TTACAGATCTGGGACACTGCAGGGCAGGAGAGATTCCGTTCCATTACACAGAGTTACTACAAGAGTGCTGATGCACTTGTAGTGGTCTATGATGTCACTTCCTTTGAAAGTTTTAGATGGGTACCTGAGTGGTTGAAAGAAATTGAAGAATATGGCAGAAGCAGAGTCATCACCGTCCTTGTGG GAAATAAGACAGATCTTGTCCAAGACAGAGAAGTCAGCATGCAGCAGGGTGCCACTTTTGCAGAAACTCATGAAATGAGATTCCTGGAGACGTCGGCAAAAGAAGCTGACAACGTAGATAAGTTATTCTTAGATGTTGCCAAAGAACTGACAGAAAAAGTTGTGACATCTGAAATGGAAAACACAACAGATAATATCGCTATTTGTTCAAATAACCACACAGTGTCAGCTACGTACAACTGCTGTAAATGGTAA
- the LOC144438632 gene encoding uncharacterized protein LOC144438632 — MCSRVPVDLNFDADLQQLMSETHRDFLDDIDTEHQRNQVDDLESDSGCSDDPDNNSSDSDVSGGEVSSQDLASRYISSTESCQDQEYNAESTVTDEFETGCGCNNRCYTNISAERVYQYRLNLAEFSKTEKDILVLAKMELMEKMGETRRGKKRECQRFGYEFEGQEICERAWRFIHDIGVWSYKSLKAHYKEHGLVPREHGLKGKKVHNAFSFEVIQKVVQFIKEYAGEFGLPMPAVPRGREGTPPVYLPSSVTKETVYSAYVESCEQSQPPLKHVGLTTFKNIWKDCVPHIQSISPQTDVCFKCEDFRKKIMYATSEADKLSVTAKYNEHVQKAKERREFYKLCVKKAHQEFEPLPEHCKIVGVHIPCSQNLTCVHYSFDYAQHFQLPHQSRQVGPLYFLIPMKVFCFGVCNEVCKQQINYLFSEADSIGQDGKKECRSQ; from the exons ATGTGTTCAAGAGTACCCGTAGATTTAAATTTCGATGCGGATCTGCAGCAGCTGATGTCTGAAACTCACCGGGATTTCTTGGACGACATCGACACCGAACATCAGCGAAATCAGGTTGATGACCTTGAATCGGACTCGGGCTGCAGTGATGACCCTGACAACAATAGCAGTGACTCAGATGTTAGTGGCGGTGAAGTTTCATCACAAGATCTCGCGTCCCGATATATCAGTTCAACTGAAAGTTGTCAGGACCAAGAATATAATGCTGAATCTACCGTCACTGACGAATTTGAGACAGGCTGTGGTTGTAACAATCGGTGCTACACCAACATTAGTGCGGAACGTGTTTACCAGTATCGTCTGAACTTAGCAGAATTTTCGAAGACTGAAAAAGATATTCTGGTGCTGGCAAAAATGGAACTCATGGAGAAAATGGGCGAGACAAGAAGGGGCAAGAAACGTGAATGCCAGAGATTTGGATACGAGTTTGAAGGACAGGAAATATGTGAAAGAGCGTGGAGATTCATCCACGATATCG GTGTTTGGAGTTACAAGTCCCTCAAAGCCCACTATAAGGAACATGGTCTGGTTCCAAGAGAACATGGTTTAAAAGGCAAGAAAGTCCATAATGCTTTCTCTTTTGAG GTAATTCAGAAAGTGGTACAATTTATCAAAGAGTATGCTGGGGAATTTGGTCTTCCGATGCCTGCTGTGCCACGAGGAAGAGAAGGAACTCCACCTGTATACTTACCATCAAGTGTCACCAAGGAAACCGTGTATTCAGCCTATGTTGAATCATGTGAACAGTCACAGCCACCCCTGAAACATGTTGGACTTACAACTTTCAAAAACATTTGGAAAGACTGTGTGCCTCACATTCAGTCAATCTCTCCGCAGACTGATGTCTGTTTTAAGTGTGAGGATTTTAGAAAGAAAATAATGTATGCTACATCAGAAGCTGACAAATTATCAGTTACTGCTAAATATAATGAACATGTACAGAAAGCAAAAGAGAGGAGAGAATTTTATAAGCTTTGTGTTAAAAAAGCTCATCAGGAGTTTGAACCATTGCCAGAACACTGTAAAATTGTAGGTGTTCATATTCCTTGCTCTCAAAATTTAACTTGTGTTCATTATAGTTTTGATTATGCTCAACATTTTCAGCTTCCACATCAATCTCGGCAAGTTGGGCCATTGTATTTCCTTATACCTATGaaagtgttttgttttggtgTTTGTAATGAAGTCTGTAAGCagcaaattaattatttatttagtgAAGCAGATAGCATTGGTCAAGATGGTAAAAAAGAGTGCAGGTCCCAATAA